A genomic segment from Nodularia sphaerocarpa UHCC 0038 encodes:
- a CDS encoding DNA cytosine methyltransferase, translating to MEELKLKFADLFAGIGGFRLAFEKAEYECVFSCEIDEACQQVYFNNFGDKPESDIRKIDLKSLPYFDVLTAGFPCQPFSICGHRKGFQDTRGTLFFHICEIIEYINPPVVVLENVKHILHHDQGRTLEVILYSLEDMGYVVNYEIVNSRDFGLPQNRERVVFVATKDKKFNFKTLQKSDTVPTLREFLCTSGKFEYLKPEEYTMIDYPKQQVSGLIFVGYRNKSIWKTGVRPNTEHLSRVHHQPNRIYSIEGVHPTIPSQETSGRFFIYVPEENAVRKLTLRECYKIMGFPEDFKTHRNLAECYKQIGNSVCIPVMYELANQIQKQIFSHQDREVEIVSLNKNCHCNQPIEL from the coding sequence ATGGAGGAATTAAAATTAAAGTTTGCTGATTTATTTGCTGGTATTGGAGGTTTTAGATTAGCTTTTGAAAAGGCTGAGTATGAGTGTGTATTTTCTTGCGAAATTGATGAAGCGTGTCAACAGGTTTACTTTAATAATTTCGGAGACAAGCCAGAATCTGATATCAGAAAAATTGATTTAAAATCTTTACCTTATTTTGATGTTTTAACAGCTGGGTTTCCTTGTCAACCTTTCAGTATTTGCGGACATAGAAAGGGTTTTCAAGATACTAGAGGAACTTTATTTTTTCATATTTGCGAAATTATTGAATATATTAATCCTCCTGTAGTTGTCCTGGAAAATGTTAAGCATATATTACATCACGATCAAGGTAGAACATTAGAAGTAATACTATATTCTTTAGAAGATATGGGTTATGTAGTTAACTACGAAATAGTTAACTCTAGAGACTTTGGATTACCACAAAATAGAGAACGAGTAGTATTTGTGGCGACAAAAGACAAGAAATTTAATTTTAAAACTCTTCAAAAATCTGATACAGTTCCCACGTTAAGAGAATTTTTGTGTACTTCAGGAAAGTTTGAATACCTAAAGCCTGAAGAATACACAATGATCGATTATCCTAAACAGCAAGTATCAGGTTTGATTTTTGTAGGATATCGCAATAAAAGTATTTGGAAAACAGGTGTTAGACCAAATACAGAACATTTATCACGAGTTCATCATCAACCAAATAGAATTTATTCTATAGAAGGAGTACATCCAACAATACCTTCTCAAGAAACTTCAGGAAGATTTTTCATTTACGTACCAGAAGAAAACGCAGTTCGTAAATTAACACTGCGAGAGTGTTATAAAATTATGGGTTTTCCTGAAGATTTTAAAACTCATCGCAATTTAGCAGAGTGCTATAAACAAATAGGTAATTCTGTTTGTATACCAGTAATGTATGAACTGGCGAATCAAATTCAAAAACAAATTTTTTCACATCAAGATAGAGAAGTCGAAATAGTCAGTCTGAATAAAAATTGTCATTGCAATCAACCTATTGAACTATAG